In Sodalis ligni, a single genomic region encodes these proteins:
- a CDS encoding inverse autotransporter beta domain-containing protein, with the protein MWRPVAWAIIAAQVMLPLGVAFAPAGAASVAASVETPAKNVLLNNDDSSTAQESIENKIAGGAMSAGHLLTAQQSDKAALGMARSALAGGAGQYAKDWFDQFGTVRLQLNLNERFKLDNSALDLLVPLYENQDAMVFSQWGIRNKDHRNTGNIGGGVRTFHGDWMYGLNTFYDNDFTGKNRRAGIGAEAWTHYLKLSANSYFRLSNWRQSRDFEDYNERPANGYDLRAEAFLPSHPQLGGKLMYESYRGDEVALFGKNNRQKNPDAFTLGLNYTPFPLLTLGGEHRQGKSGQHDSRISLQINYRLGESWLSQVDPSAVAAGRTLAGSRYDLVERNNHIVLDYKKQEVIRLLMPEQLNGKSGQLLTIAAQVTAKHGLDRVKWDAAELIAAGGAITQSAPHVLSVTLPPYLPAGSTNQYTIGATAYDKKGNASNPAYTQLTVTGQGISLASSPTTATPDRLTADGISTSLLSIILRDDSLKPVSGMADALTMAITFEAGDGEPSVAASAAVSGVAPVVGDISETAVGVYSATLTAGSGTGRAVITPMILGQALKPINVILEPVGLEHGLSTLDISSDNILADGTDHAVVTFSAKDVSGNLLTGLGSRLVFDMTPLEGAVLTDIVEDKGSYSSSLKGTQPGKVTITPILDGVKMDALAKTITLRAALDYEDHSDFSVGEETLTVGDGSTMLSFSAKDESGEPVKGLAERLAFIATPSTGITISDIVETDGNYTARLSGTVAGKVEVAPSIDGKSLSGLVKTVTLAAGPFSELHSVFSISGKQLNANDEDSVELKLIPRDEYDNITTTVETIDFHTSPATGFRLEDAGFDDQGAYVAKLFGTVPGDYTITPSVGGHEIADLSQPLILLAVVDETKSALDIDKATLTADNTETATLTFSAKDSKGQAVTGLGARLVFSASPAEAGVIISPHSESDGTYTAIVRGTKPGSVSLTPKVDGVEFSTRVKELTFTAASIDLKITVDKEVAKAGEQIMLTVDAMLEDGTRVGDVTIDIHSHGASNRQNRPEIATLLINGESKYEVNVPETGQIRIPITDPTGKGVKTTVEVTARGGKTVTKEVIFTVATSPDVPAANYYGHMAEFIDAIQRPRLASELTGSGSARLNNENWAVARYPVASPYCTLPSFTSLEAAYGSMRTNGWPLSPGGFIWSGTASSIVLTGPSVEALNSQNGQKLLMETSGANLGFVACAS; encoded by the coding sequence TTGTGGCGACCTGTCGCCTGGGCAATCATTGCGGCGCAGGTCATGTTACCCCTCGGAGTGGCTTTTGCTCCGGCGGGGGCGGCATCCGTCGCCGCCTCGGTAGAGACGCCGGCCAAGAACGTTCTATTAAATAATGACGATTCATCGACCGCGCAAGAGTCCATAGAAAATAAAATCGCCGGGGGAGCCATGTCGGCAGGCCACCTGCTGACTGCGCAACAGAGCGATAAAGCGGCGCTTGGTATGGCGCGTTCGGCGCTGGCAGGCGGAGCAGGCCAGTATGCCAAAGACTGGTTTGATCAATTCGGCACCGTGCGGTTACAGCTCAATCTCAATGAGCGATTCAAACTGGACAATAGTGCGCTGGATCTCTTGGTGCCGTTATATGAAAATCAGGATGCCATGGTATTCAGCCAATGGGGGATACGGAATAAAGATCACCGCAATACCGGTAATATCGGCGGCGGCGTGCGAACCTTTCACGGCGATTGGATGTACGGGCTAAATACTTTTTATGATAATGACTTCACCGGTAAAAATCGCCGGGCCGGAATCGGCGCGGAAGCCTGGACCCATTACCTGAAATTATCGGCCAACAGCTATTTCCGCTTGAGTAATTGGCGCCAATCGCGGGATTTCGAGGATTATAACGAACGACCGGCCAACGGTTATGACCTGCGTGCCGAGGCTTTTCTGCCGTCGCATCCGCAATTGGGCGGCAAGCTGATGTATGAAAGCTATCGCGGCGACGAGGTAGCGTTATTTGGCAAAAACAATCGGCAAAAAAATCCTGATGCATTTACCTTGGGACTTAATTATACGCCGTTTCCGCTATTGACCCTGGGCGGCGAGCACCGCCAGGGTAAGAGCGGGCAGCATGATTCCCGTATCAGCCTGCAAATCAATTACCGCTTGGGTGAATCGTGGCTCTCCCAGGTGGACCCATCGGCTGTCGCGGCCGGGCGAACCCTGGCAGGCAGCCGTTATGACCTGGTGGAGCGCAACAATCATATCGTGCTGGACTATAAAAAACAGGAGGTTATCCGCCTGCTGATGCCGGAGCAATTAAACGGGAAGTCCGGCCAACTGCTCACCATCGCCGCCCAGGTTACCGCCAAGCATGGCCTGGACCGTGTGAAGTGGGACGCTGCGGAATTGATCGCCGCCGGCGGTGCCATCACGCAATCGGCGCCCCATGTCCTGTCGGTGACTCTGCCGCCCTATCTGCCCGCCGGCTCCACAAATCAATATACCATTGGCGCAACGGCTTATGATAAAAAAGGCAACGCCTCAAACCCCGCTTATACCCAGCTTACGGTGACCGGCCAGGGCATCAGCCTGGCGTCGTCGCCCACGACGGCAACGCCGGACAGATTAACGGCGGATGGTATTTCCACTAGCCTGCTATCAATCATTCTTAGAGATGACAGCCTTAAGCCGGTGAGTGGAATGGCGGATGCGCTGACGATGGCTATAACGTTCGAAGCCGGTGACGGCGAGCCCTCAGTCGCGGCAAGCGCCGCCGTATCCGGTGTCGCGCCGGTGGTGGGGGATATCAGTGAAACCGCCGTCGGCGTCTATTCGGCCACCCTGACCGCCGGCAGCGGCACGGGACGGGCGGTTATTACCCCGATGATCCTCGGACAAGCGTTGAAACCAATCAACGTTATCCTGGAGCCGGTCGGCTTGGAACATGGCCTTTCAACGCTTGATATCAGCAGCGACAATATTCTTGCCGACGGCACCGACCACGCGGTGGTAACCTTCAGCGCCAAGGATGTTTCCGGTAATCTCCTCACCGGTCTCGGTTCGCGTTTAGTGTTTGATATGACGCCGTTAGAGGGCGCCGTGTTGACCGATATAGTTGAAGATAAAGGTAGCTACAGCAGTTCTCTGAAGGGTACTCAACCCGGAAAGGTGACCATTACCCCGATTCTGGACGGCGTGAAAATGGACGCTTTAGCTAAAACCATCACCCTGCGCGCTGCCCTGGACTACGAAGACCACTCCGATTTCAGCGTGGGTGAGGAAACGCTGACGGTGGGCGATGGTTCCACTATGCTGAGCTTCAGCGCCAAGGATGAAAGCGGCGAGCCGGTCAAAGGGTTGGCTGAGCGCCTGGCATTTATCGCTACGCCATCAACGGGGATCACGATTTCAGACATTGTGGAAACCGACGGGAATTATACCGCCCGGTTGAGCGGTACCGTGGCGGGCAAGGTAGAGGTGGCGCCGTCAATCGACGGCAAGTCATTAAGCGGCCTGGTGAAAACGGTCACCTTGGCGGCGGGCCCGTTCAGCGAGCTTCATTCCGTATTCAGCATCAGCGGGAAGCAACTTAACGCCAATGATGAAGATAGCGTAGAGCTCAAGCTGATACCGCGCGACGAGTATGACAACATCACCACAACAGTAGAAACTATCGATTTTCACACTTCACCGGCAACGGGTTTCAGACTGGAAGATGCAGGGTTTGATGACCAGGGGGCCTATGTCGCCAAACTGTTCGGCACCGTGCCGGGAGACTATACGATAACGCCGTCGGTTGGGGGCCATGAGATCGCTGATCTGAGTCAACCCCTTATTCTGCTTGCCGTGGTGGATGAGACCAAATCCGCCCTTGATATCGATAAGGCTACGCTGACGGCGGACAATACCGAGACCGCAACGTTGACCTTCAGCGCCAAGGATAGCAAAGGCCAGGCAGTAACCGGCCTGGGTGCCCGGCTCGTTTTCAGCGCCTCGCCGGCGGAGGCTGGCGTCATCATTTCACCCCATAGTGAGAGCGATGGCACCTATACCGCGATCGTACGGGGCACCAAACCCGGCTCGGTCAGTCTGACCCCCAAAGTGGATGGCGTTGAGTTCAGCACAAGGGTAAAAGAGCTGACTTTCACTGCCGCCAGCATTGATTTAAAAATCACTGTGGACAAGGAGGTGGCGAAAGCCGGCGAGCAGATTATGTTGACGGTGGATGCGATGCTTGAAGATGGTACGCGGGTCGGGGATGTGACCATCGATATTCACTCACATGGCGCCTCTAATCGGCAAAACAGGCCGGAAATCGCCACGCTATTGATTAACGGTGAGTCAAAATATGAAGTCAATGTGCCGGAGACGGGTCAAATCCGCATCCCGATTACCGATCCCACGGGTAAAGGGGTTAAAACCACCGTTGAGGTCACCGCGCGTGGCGGAAAAACGGTGACAAAAGAGGTTATCTTTACCGTAGCCACCAGCCCCGACGTCCCGGCCGCCAATTATTATGGCCATATGGCGGAGTTCATTGACGCTATCCAGCGACCCAGACTTGCCTCTGAACTTACCGGCAGCGGCAGCGCGAGATTAAACAATGAAAATTGGGCAGTGGCGCGCTATCCGGTGGCAAGCCCATACTGCACATTGCCGTCCTTTACTTCTCTGGAGGCAGCCTATGGCTCAATGCGTACGAATGGATGGCCCTTATCGCCCGGCGGCTTTATTTGGTCTGGTACGGCATCCTCAATTGTTTTAACTGGCCCGAGCGTCGAGGCCCTAAACAGCCAGAACGGACAGAAATTGCTCATGGAGACATCCGGCGCGAACTTGGGATTTGTGGCCTGCGCCAGTTGA
- the ltrA gene encoding group II intron reverse transcriptase/maturase, translating into MGIDEAQAQSTAARTGKSEQYSREPVLGAEIPTAKSGQTKAEQPLSIEAVITRSNLMLAYQRVLENKGAAGVDNLGVGELKDWLKRHWPTVKAALLDGSYLPQAIRRVELPKLNGGVRVLGIPTVVDRLIQQAIQQHLTPYYEPEFSESSYGFRPGRNAWQAVRQAQAYVQGGRRWVVDMDLEKFFDRVNHDIMMSWLSRKIKDVRLLRLIRRYLEADMVSGKVVTKRREGMPQGSPLSPLLSNLLLTDLDRELERRGHRFCRYADDCNIYVSSRKAGEQAMNSISRYLEKHLRLTVNRDKSAVARPWERKFLGYSLTWHRQARLKIAASSVSRLKEKIRSLTTGNSSKALKAVIDGLAPVLRGWISYFRLTEVKGILEELDGWVRRKLRCLLWRHWKRPYKRARMLMKGGLSEERAWISATNQRGPWWNAGASHMNQALPKKLFDRAGLLSLLELHRQFQCCK; encoded by the coding sequence ATGGGTATTGATGAGGCACAAGCGCAGAGTACTGCGGCCCGGACAGGAAAGAGCGAACAGTATTCGCGAGAGCCGGTCCTGGGTGCTGAAATACCCACGGCGAAATCTGGGCAAACGAAAGCGGAACAACCCTTGTCAATCGAAGCGGTGATAACACGTAGCAACCTGATGCTGGCCTATCAGCGGGTCCTGGAGAACAAAGGCGCGGCAGGGGTAGATAACCTGGGCGTCGGCGAACTTAAAGACTGGCTGAAACGGCACTGGCCGACGGTGAAAGCGGCCCTGCTGGACGGAAGCTACCTGCCGCAGGCGATACGCCGGGTCGAACTGCCCAAGCTTAACGGCGGAGTCAGGGTCCTGGGTATTCCCACGGTGGTGGACCGGCTTATCCAGCAGGCTATCCAGCAACACCTTACCCCCTATTATGAACCTGAGTTCTCCGAATCCAGCTACGGCTTCAGACCGGGCCGCAATGCCTGGCAGGCGGTGCGCCAAGCACAAGCCTACGTGCAAGGCGGCCGGCGCTGGGTGGTGGATATGGACCTGGAGAAGTTCTTTGACCGGGTTAACCACGACATCATGATGTCGTGGCTAAGCCGCAAAATCAAAGACGTCAGACTGCTCAGGCTCATCAGGCGTTATCTGGAAGCGGACATGGTCAGCGGCAAAGTGGTGACAAAACGGCGGGAAGGGATGCCGCAAGGCAGCCCGTTATCGCCGTTGCTCTCCAACCTGCTGTTGACCGACCTTGACCGTGAACTGGAGCGCAGGGGCCACCGGTTCTGCCGTTATGCGGATGACTGTAATATCTACGTGAGCAGCCGCAAGGCGGGAGAACAGGCGATGAACTCGATAAGCCGGTATCTGGAAAAGCACCTCCGGTTGACGGTGAACCGAGATAAAAGCGCGGTGGCCAGGCCCTGGGAGCGCAAGTTCCTGGGATATAGCCTGACATGGCACAGGCAGGCCAGACTGAAGATAGCGGCGAGCAGCGTGTCCAGGCTGAAGGAGAAAATCCGCAGCCTGACGACGGGAAACAGTTCAAAAGCGCTGAAAGCGGTTATCGACGGGCTTGCTCCGGTGCTGCGAGGTTGGATAAGTTACTTCCGGCTGACCGAAGTCAAAGGGATACTGGAAGAACTGGACGGCTGGGTCCGCCGTAAGCTGCGTTGTCTGCTGTGGCGGCATTGGAAAAGGCCATACAAACGGGCAAGGATGCTGATGAAAGGCGGCCTGAGCGAAGAAAGGGCGTGGATATCGGCGACGAACCAGCGCGGACCCTGGTGGAACGCGGGGGCAAGTCATATGAACCAAGCGCTGCCGAAGAAACTCTTCGATCGCGCAGGTCTGTTATCGCTGCTGGAGTTGCACAGGCAGTTCCAGTGTTGTAAATGA